The Gaiellales bacterium genome segment GCGAGCGCCATCTCGGCCGCGTGCCTGGTGGGCTGGGACACGGGCGGAATGGACTGGGACGCCCCCGAGAATTGGGCGTGAAACACCTCTCTTGAGGCCCGTCCGCGGGGCGTGGTATACCTGCGCGGTATCAGCGTGGGTCACGGGTGCCCGCGCGCATGAGGGGAAAGGTGAGACATGGCGGAAATGGCCGAGTCCGGGACCGGAAAACGGCTCTTCGTCCGGCAGTCGTCGGGTCTTGTCCGTGACGTCAGCGTCACGAACGCGCTGTTCTTCAACATCGCCGCGTTCGTCGGCGTCGGGCTGACGCTCTATCCGGCGTTCTATTCGCTCGCGTTCGTCCCCGTATGGCGCTTCGGGCCGTTCTCCGAGTACGGCTGGGCGGCGATCATCACGGGCATCTTCTGCGTCATCCTGGCGCTGATCTTCGCGTCGCTCACCTCGGTGATGCCCCGCTCGGGCGGCGACTACGTCTTCACGACACGCATCGTCGGGCCCTTCCTGGGCTGGCTCGAGTCGTGGACGCTCGTGATCGCCTCGATCGCGATCATGGCGTTCGAGGTGCCGCTCGTCCTGCGGAACATCCAGATCACCGGCCGGATCATCGGCATCGGGGCCGGCGGCCACTTCTTCAAGAACGCGAACAACTGGTTCACGAACTCGTCCGGCGAGATCACCGGCTGGAACGGCCTGATCTGGTCGCTCGTCGTGCTCGCCGTGATCCTCGGCATCGTGCTCCTGCCGACGCGGCGCTTCCACAAGGTCGTCACGATCATGGCCGGCATCGGCGTGGCGAGCTTCGTCCTGATGTTCGTCTTCGGTCTCCTGGCCACACACCCGTCCGACTTCCAGCACAACCTGCCGAAGTACACGAACGGCGTGACGGCCGACCAGATCGCGAAGTCCGGCAGCGCGATTCTGCCGGGCCACACGAACAGCTTCTTCAGCGACATCTTCTCGCGCACGGTCTTCCCGTTCATGCTCGGGATCGTGTTCCTGCAGTTCATCGGCTTCCAGTACTCGGCCTACATCTCCGGCGAGGTGCGCGGGAACGTGAAGCGCGGCGTCTCGATCGCCCTGCTCGGCGCGCTCCTCGTCGGCGTGATCGCGAACTCGGTCTACGTCGACCTGTTCTCGAACCACATCGGCTTCAACACGACGACGGCATGGGGCTACAACTACTGGGGCGGCGTCACCAACATCGCGCTGCCACTCGGCCAGCCGCCGTCGATGCCGCTGGTGGCGGTCATCGCGAACAAGACGCTGTGGCCGCTGTGGGCGCTGATCAGCCTGGCGGGCGCGATGTTCCCGCTGCTGCTCTGCCCCGTCTACGTGAACTTCATCAGCCGCATGGGGCTCGCCTGGAGCCTCGACCGGCAGCTGCCGGAGTGGTTCGGCGAGGTCAACGAGCGCATGGCCGCGCCGCTGAACGCGATCCTCGCGACCATCGGCCTGTGCGCCGTCTTCCTGTGGTGGCAGAACTTCGCCGTCCTGCCCAAGTCGATCGCGCCGCCGGACGGCAAGCTGAACCTGGTCGCGACGCTCTGGTTCTCGATCTTCATGGCCGCCCTGACCTGGATCATGCCGGGGGTGAACGCGATCCTGATCCGCTTCCGCAGGCCCGACCTGATCCGCAACGCCCCGTACAAGCGGTGGCTGTGGGTGCTCGGGGTCGGCTGGCTCGTTTTCCCGCTCTGGATCTACTGGTTCGCGGCCGTGAAGCCCATCTACGACAACCTCACGAACAGCGGCAGCGGCCGGCTCGACTACCTGAACAACAGCGGCATCACGGGCACGCTCGTGTTCACGGCCGCCGGGCTCGTGATCTGGGGGATCATGAAGATCGTTCAGCGCAGCAGGGGCGTCGACACCAGCATGCTGTTCGCCGAGATCCCGCCGGACTAGTGGGCTCTCGCTAGGCAATGGCGAAGACGATCCGGATCTACCTCGCGAGCGACTTCCACGCGGCCGAGAAGGCGTGGCGGAAGTACCTCAACGCGATCAAGCTGAACGTCTACAAGGCGGACATCGCGCTCGTCGCCGGCGACTTCACCGGCAAGGCGATCGTCCCGATCGTCGAGAACGGCGGCTCCTACTCGGCCGAGCTGTTCGGCGTCCACCGCCGGGCCGGCTCGGCCGAGGAGCTCGCCGTCCTCGAGCGTGACATCGCCGACGTCGGTTACTACTCGGCCGTCATGAACGCGGAGGAGACCGACCGGCTCGCCTCCGACCCCGCCGCCCGCGACGAGCTGCTGCACCGGCTCATGAACGCCCGGATGGAGGAATGGATGGCGCTCGCCACCGACCGGCTCGGCGACGGGGGCGTGCCGCTCTACGTGATCCCGGGGAACGACGACGACTTCGGGATCGACCCGATCATCGACAACCCCGCCTACTTCCCCCAGAACGCCGACGGCAAGGTGCTCGACATGCCCGGCGACCTGCAGCTGCTCGCCTACGGCTGGTCGAACAACACGCCCTGGGACACGCCCCGCGAGGTGACCGAGGACGAGCTCTTCGAGCGGCTCGACACCCTCGCGGCGCAGGTGCGCGACCCGCGCCGGGCCGTGTTCATGATCCACGTCCCTCCGCACGACTCCGGGCTCGACACGGCACCGATCCTCGACGCGAACCTCCGCCCGACGATCTCGGCCGGCGACGTGCTGCGCGGCCCGGTCGGCTCGACGGCGGTGCGGCGCCTGATCGAGAAGTACCAGCCGCTGCTGGCCGTCCACGGGCACATCCACGAGTCGGGCGGCGAGCGCCGCATCGGCCAGACGCTCTGCATCAACCCCGGCAGCGAGGCCAACCACGGCATCCTGCGCGGCTACCTCGTCGACATCGGCCCGAAGGGGATCGAGCGCGCGCTCCGCGTCGAAGGCTGACGCGGCCGCGCCCGATCCCCTCGAGGGTTCAGAACCCGAACGCCGAGCGCATCCCCTTCGTCGCGGCGTCGTGGGCATGCCCGATGAAGGTCTTGATCCCGAGCATCCGCTCCGTCGTCTGCAGCAGCGAGTAGTGGTCGAAGTAGACCGAGCTGCGCTTGCCCTTGCTGATCCAGGGCGAGAGCAGGACCGTCGCCACGTGACAGCCGCGGTCGTTGCGATTGGCCGCCGCCTGGCAGTTCTCGCCGTTTCCGCCGGTGCCGCCCTGACCCTCGTCGAACGTGATGAAGATGGCGGTATGCCCGGTGCGGTAGCCCTTCGTCCGCAGCAGCTTTGGCACCCAGGCCTTCAGCCAGTTGTCGCCAGTCGTGATCGAGTTCGAGCCGCTCGTGCAGGCGATCTCCATGTCCTTGCACTGGTCGGGAGCGATGAACGCGAAGGTCGGGAGCCCCGTGGTGAGGTCGTGCGTCAGGCCGTTCATGCCCGTGTCCCAGCGCGGGCAGTCGGCCGCGAGCCCCGTGTAGGCGACGCCGGGGTTGTGCTGCGGCTTGTACGGGAACGACGAGCGGCGCAGGCAGTTGGACGGCATCGAGCCCTGGTAGACCCGCCAGGTGCCGCCGGCGTTCTTCACCTGCTGGAAGATGTTCGGCGCCGTGATGCTGGTCGCGTCGGTCGCCACACCCCCGGTGATCGCCATGTAATTGGGGTGGCTGGGGTGCGTGGCGCTGTGGTAGTTGGTCGCCAGGCCGCAGGCGGTCGCCAGCTGGTTCAGGTACGGCGCCGCCTGCCGGGGGGCCGAGCCCGCGCCGCCGATCACGTCCGGGAGGCTCTTGTTCTCCTCCATGATCATGATGACGTGCTTGTACTTGGCCGGCGCGGCGCCGGCCCGCGTCCCGCACAGGGTCGGCGCCGTCACGGCGCCGGCCGTGGACGTCGCGCCGAGGAGCGCGATCCCTGCCAACACGAGCGCTGCCGCAGCAGGCGGCATGAAGCCCCCACTCGTCCCACCTCGCATGTATTGCCTCCTGCCTTGGGTGTCGTGCATGCGCGGCCGGGGCCTGGACTACTCGGCCGCGCGGGTGACCTTAACGCACGGCAGGGGCGCGGGACGGCACGTGCGTCACGTCCACGCGGCCTCGCGCGTGCTCTCCGGGGCCCGCAGCCAGTAGCTCTCGCGCAGCCACTCGAGGGCGGCCTCGAGGCAGTCGGCGTCCTCGATGCGGGCGGTGACCCAGCCGTAGCGGCCGACGTACTTGGCCTCGGAGGCGAACGGGAGCGTCAGCGCGATCTCGCGCTCCTCCTTCGTCAGCTTCATGGTCACCGTGACCGGCGGGCCGTCGTGCAGGATGGCGAACATGCGGCTGCCGCCGCCGACCTTGAAGACGTGCGATTCCGGCCCGAAGGGGTGGTCCTCGCGGGCGTCCGGGAAGGACAGCGCGAGGTCGCGGATGGCGGAGGCGTCAGCGCCGGCCCTCATCGTTCCGTCAGGTCGCCGGCGGAGGAGGAACCGCGGGCTGCCCGGTCGGCTCGCGCATCGCCTCGAGGCGGAACCGGTCGGCCAGCCGGACGAGCGCGCTCGGGTCGTCGATGCCCCGGAACGTGAAGTCGGACTCGGGCGCGTCGGTGCCCGCGGTGTCCCAGTCGACGTCGCCGATGCCGAGGATGCGCTGGAAGAGGGTCTGGGTCAGATTGACGTTCTGGACGCGATCGATGTGCGTCGTGCGCTCGCGCCGGGTCGCGATGCCCGTGCGGATCTGGATGCGCCGGTCGGTGACCAGGTAGCGGGTCGTGACCCGCCGCACCCAACCGATCGCGTAGACCAGGATCAGGAGGACGATCGTCGCGGTGCCGTACCAGGTCGCCGAGAAGCTCTGGCCGGCCACGCCGAGCACGACCCAGACCGCGACCGGGATGAGCGCGAACAGCGTCCACTTCACGTAGAAGAGCAGCATGGCCTTCCAGCTCGGGTGCCCCTGCCACACCGTCGTCTCGCCGTCGTACCCGCTCACGCGCGCAAGTCTATCGGCGCTCAGCCGCCCGGCGTGACGCGATACGCGTCGAAGACGGCGTCGATGTTGCGAAGGGCGGTGAGAAGGCTGCGCAGCTCCTTCACGTCCCCCACCTCGACCGTGTACCAGTTGCGGGCCATCTGGTCGGCGACGTGGCCGCCGTACTCCACGATGTTCGCGCCGTGCTCCGCGAAGGTGCGGGCGACATCCTCGAGCAGGCGGGGGCGGTCCCACGACTGGAGGGCGATCGTGACCCGGAACGAGCTGGTGGCGGCCGCGTCCGAGTCGTCCCAGTGCACGGGCGTGAAGCGCTCCGGCGTGCGTCGCAGCGCGCGCACGTTGGGGCAGTCGTCGCGATGGATCGTGATGCCGCGGCCGAGCGAGATGTAGCCGCAGATCTCGTCGCCGGGCACCGGGGTGCAGCACTTGGCCATGCGGACGAGCACGTCGGGGTCGCCGGCGTCGTCGACCACGATGCCGTACTCCGAGCTCGCGACCGGCCGCTTCTGCGGCCGCCGGGCCGGCATGAACTGCTGGTCGGGCGAGACCACCTCGACCGTCTTCAGCCGTCCGATCAGCTTCGTCACGACCTGGCCGACCTGGATCTTCCCGGCGCCGATGGCGACGTAGAAGTCGTCGGCCTTCTTGAAGCCCATCTCGCGGATGATCCCGGGCAGGAGCGGCGACGAGGACACCTTCTGCTGCGGCAGCCCGTGCGACTTGAGCGCCTGCTGGAGCGACTCGCGGCCGCGCTGCTCGAGGTCCTCGCGCGCCTGCTGGGTGAAGAACTGGCGGATCTTGTTGCGGGCGCGCGACGACTTCACGAGGTTCAGCCAGTCACGCGACGGCCCCCGCTCCTGCTTCGACGTCAGCACCTCGACGAACTCGCCGGACTGGAGCGTGTAGTGCAGCGGGACGATGCGCCCGTTCACCTTCGCGCCGACGCAGCGGTGGCCGACGTCGGTGTGCACGGCATACGCGAAGTCGAGCGGCGTCGAGCCCACCGGCAGGCTCTTCACCTCGCCCTTGGGCGTGAACACGTACACCTCGTCGGAGAAGAGGTCGACGCGCAGCGTGTCCATGAACTCCTTGGGATCGCGCGCGTCGCCCTGCCAGTCGGCCAGCTGGGCCACCCAGGCGTTGGCCTGGGCCTTGCCGGACGCGGACGGCTGCTTGTAGAGCCAGTGCGCGGCGATGCCGTACTCGGCCGTCTGGTGCATCTCGTGCGTGCGCACCTGGATCTCGAGCGGCTTGCCCTGCGTCCCGATCACGGTCGTGTGCAGGGACTGGTACATGTTGAACTTGGGCATGGCCACGTAGTCCTTGAAGCGTCCCGGCATCGGCTTCCACAGCGAGTGGATCACGCCGATCGCGCCGTAGCAGTCCTTGACCGAGTCGACCAGCACGCGGATCGCCGTCAGGTCGTAGATCTCGTTGAACTCCTTGCCGCCCTGCGCCATCTTGGTGTAGATCGAGTACAGGTGCTTGGCCCGGCCGGCGATGTCGGCCGTGATGCCGGCCTCCTCGAGCTCGTGCAGCAGGATCGTGCTCGCCTCGCCGGCGAACTTCTCGCGGTCGGCCCGGGTCTGGTTCACCATCGCCCCGATCTCGGCGTAGCGGCGCGGGTGCAGGCAGGCGAAGGCCAGGTCCTCGAGCTCCCACTTGATCGAATGGATACCGAGGCGGTGCGCGAGGGGCGCGTAGATCTCGAGCGTCTCCCGGGCCGTCTGCACCTGCTTCTGCTTGCCGAGCGCCGAGATCGTGCGCATGTTGTGCAGGCGGTCGGCCAGCTTGATCAGCACGACGCGCAGGTCGTGGGCCATCGCCACGATCATCTTGCGGTAGTTCTCGACCTGGGCCTGCTCGCGGCTGGCGAAGCTGATCCGGGTCAGCTTGGTGACGCCGTCGACCAGCAGCGCGACGTCCTCGCCGAAGCGGCCGCGGACGTCGTCGAGCTCGGCCTCGGTGTCCTCGACCGTGTCGTGCAGCAGGGCCGCCGTGATCGTCGCGGAGTCGAGCTTGAGCTCGGCGCAGATCTCGGCGACGGCGGCCGGGTGGACGATGAACGCCTCGCCGCTCTTGCGCGCCTGGCCGGCGTGGTGATCGCAGGCATAGTCGAACGCCGCGCGAATCGTCTCCGCGTCGAGGTTCGGGTTGTACGCCGCGATGCGGCCGAGCAGCTCCTGCAGAAGAGGGTCGTGCCGTTCGGCCTCGGCGCTTCTCGGCACCGTTGCCATGGTCGTATGGTAGTTGAGGGGTGGCGAGAGTCC includes the following:
- a CDS encoding APC family permease, coding for MAESGTGKRLFVRQSSGLVRDVSVTNALFFNIAAFVGVGLTLYPAFYSLAFVPVWRFGPFSEYGWAAIITGIFCVILALIFASLTSVMPRSGGDYVFTTRIVGPFLGWLESWTLVIASIAIMAFEVPLVLRNIQITGRIIGIGAGGHFFKNANNWFTNSSGEITGWNGLIWSLVVLAVILGIVLLPTRRFHKVVTIMAGIGVASFVLMFVFGLLATHPSDFQHNLPKYTNGVTADQIAKSGSAILPGHTNSFFSDIFSRTVFPFMLGIVFLQFIGFQYSAYISGEVRGNVKRGVSIALLGALLVGVIANSVYVDLFSNHIGFNTTTAWGYNYWGGVTNIALPLGQPPSMPLVAVIANKTLWPLWALISLAGAMFPLLLCPVYVNFISRMGLAWSLDRQLPEWFGEVNERMAAPLNAILATIGLCAVFLWWQNFAVLPKSIAPPDGKLNLVATLWFSIFMAALTWIMPGVNAILIRFRRPDLIRNAPYKRWLWVLGVGWLVFPLWIYWFAAVKPIYDNLTNSGSGRLDYLNNSGITGTLVFTAAGLVIWGIMKIVQRSRGVDTSMLFAEIPPD
- a CDS encoding metallophosphoesterase, which gives rise to MAKTIRIYLASDFHAAEKAWRKYLNAIKLNVYKADIALVAGDFTGKAIVPIVENGGSYSAELFGVHRRAGSAEELAVLERDIADVGYYSAVMNAEETDRLASDPAARDELLHRLMNARMEEWMALATDRLGDGGVPLYVIPGNDDDFGIDPIIDNPAYFPQNADGKVLDMPGDLQLLAYGWSNNTPWDTPREVTEDELFERLDTLAAQVRDPRRAVFMIHVPPHDSGLDTAPILDANLRPTISAGDVLRGPVGSTAVRRLIEKYQPLLAVHGHIHESGGERRIGQTLCINPGSEANHGILRGYLVDIGPKGIERALRVEG
- a CDS encoding alkaline phosphatase family protein codes for the protein MPPAAAALVLAGIALLGATSTAGAVTAPTLCGTRAGAAPAKYKHVIMIMEENKSLPDVIGGAGSAPRQAAPYLNQLATACGLATNYHSATHPSHPNYMAITGGVATDATSITAPNIFQQVKNAGGTWRVYQGSMPSNCLRRSSFPYKPQHNPGVAYTGLAADCPRWDTGMNGLTHDLTTGLPTFAFIAPDQCKDMEIACTSGSNSITTGDNWLKAWVPKLLRTKGYRTGHTAIFITFDEGQGGTGGNGENCQAAANRNDRGCHVATVLLSPWISKGKRSSVYFDHYSLLQTTERMLGIKTFIGHAHDAATKGMRSAFGF
- a CDS encoding MmcQ/YjbR family DNA-binding protein; the protein is MRAGADASAIRDLALSFPDAREDHPFGPESHVFKVGGGSRMFAILHDGPPVTVTMKLTKEEREIALTLPFASEAKYVGRYGWVTARIEDADCLEAALEWLRESYWLRAPESTREAAWT
- a CDS encoding PH domain-containing protein gives rise to the protein MSGYDGETTVWQGHPSWKAMLLFYVKWTLFALIPVAVWVVLGVAGQSFSATWYGTATIVLLILVYAIGWVRRVTTRYLVTDRRIQIRTGIATRRERTTHIDRVQNVNLTQTLFQRILGIGDVDWDTAGTDAPESDFTFRGIDDPSALVRLADRFRLEAMREPTGQPAVPPPPAT
- a CDS encoding bifunctional (p)ppGpp synthetase/guanosine-3',5'-bis(diphosphate) 3'-pyrophosphohydrolase → MATVPRSAEAERHDPLLQELLGRIAAYNPNLDAETIRAAFDYACDHHAGQARKSGEAFIVHPAAVAEICAELKLDSATITAALLHDTVEDTEAELDDVRGRFGEDVALLVDGVTKLTRISFASREQAQVENYRKMIVAMAHDLRVVLIKLADRLHNMRTISALGKQKQVQTARETLEIYAPLAHRLGIHSIKWELEDLAFACLHPRRYAEIGAMVNQTRADREKFAGEASTILLHELEEAGITADIAGRAKHLYSIYTKMAQGGKEFNEIYDLTAIRVLVDSVKDCYGAIGVIHSLWKPMPGRFKDYVAMPKFNMYQSLHTTVIGTQGKPLEIQVRTHEMHQTAEYGIAAHWLYKQPSASGKAQANAWVAQLADWQGDARDPKEFMDTLRVDLFSDEVYVFTPKGEVKSLPVGSTPLDFAYAVHTDVGHRCVGAKVNGRIVPLHYTLQSGEFVEVLTSKQERGPSRDWLNLVKSSRARNKIRQFFTQQAREDLEQRGRESLQQALKSHGLPQQKVSSSPLLPGIIREMGFKKADDFYVAIGAGKIQVGQVVTKLIGRLKTVEVVSPDQQFMPARRPQKRPVASSEYGIVVDDAGDPDVLVRMAKCCTPVPGDEICGYISLGRGITIHRDDCPNVRALRRTPERFTPVHWDDSDAAATSSFRVTIALQSWDRPRLLEDVARTFAEHGANIVEYGGHVADQMARNWYTVEVGDVKELRSLLTALRNIDAVFDAYRVTPGG